From Nicotiana tabacum cultivar K326 chromosome 22, ASM71507v2, whole genome shotgun sequence, one genomic window encodes:
- the LOC107768014 gene encoding photosystem II reaction center Psb28 protein-like produces MATLQSLAFSPALSHTSHQPRSLLGIASGVVHQSAGSSFNGQRLCLTRSRFTSNIQNQKMTRLSIMMVQPKIQFIQGTDEQTIPDVKLTKSRDGTNGMAIFRFDNPSVFDSSGEVGDITGFYMIDEEGVLSSVDVNAKFVNGKPAGVEAKYIMRTPREWDRFMRFMERYANANGLQFVKS; encoded by the exons ATGGCTACTCTTCAATCTCTTGCATTCTCTCCTGCACTTTCTCACACTTCTCATCAGCCTCGCTCTCTTTTGG GAATAGCATCAGGAGTGGTTCATCAAAGTGCAGGTTCTTCATTCAATGGCCAACGCTTGTGCCTAACTCGTTCACGTTTTACTTCCAACATCCAGAACCAAAAAATGACCAGACTAAGTATAATGATGGTTCAGCCAAAAATTCAGTTCATACAAGGAACTGATGAACAGACAATACCAGATGTGAAGCTTACCAAGTCAAGGGACGGGACaaatggtatggccatattcaGGTTTGATAATCCCTCCGTATTCGACTCATCTGGTGAAGTTGGGGATATCACTGGATTCTACATGATTGATGAGGAAGGGGTTCTTTCATCAGTTGATGTAAATGCCAAGTTTGTTAACGGAAAGCCTGCGGGAGTTGAAGCTAAGTATATTATGCGGACTCCACGAGAATGGGACAGGTTCATGAGATTTATGGAGCGGTATGCTAATGCAAATGGCTTGCAGTTTGTTAAAAGTTGA
- the LOC107768021 gene encoding subtilisin-like protease SBT1.2, which yields MESSTHFSFLFLLLCVVIIQAQDLQTYIVQLHPHGATRPPFSSKLQWHLSFLSKAISSGEDSSSRLLYSYHSAMEGFAAQLTEAELESLRKYDDVLSIRAERRLEVQTTYSYKFLGLSPTRAGAWLKSGFGRGSIIGVLDTGVWPESPSFDDHGMPPVPQKWRGICQGGQVFNSSSCNRKIIGARFFSKGHRVASKTWSPDFVEEYVSPRDSHGHGTHTASTAGGAAVAMAGVLGNGAGEARGMAPGTHIAIYKVCWFSGCYSSDILAAMDVAIRDGVDILSLSLGGFPVPLYDDTIAIGSFRAMEHGISVICAAGNNGPIQSSVANGAPWIATIGASTLDRRFPALVKLGNGKFLYGESLYPGKQVPSSGKSLELVYIKNADKGSEFCLRGSLSREQVQGKMVVCNRGVNGRAEKGQVVKEAGGVAMILANTAVNLEEDSVDVHIIPATLIGFDESTQLQSYLNSTKRPTARFGGTVIGRSRAPAVAQFSSRGPSYTDPSILKPDLIAPGVNIIAAWPQNLGPSGLPEDSRRVNFTVMSGTSMACPHVSGIAALLHSAHPRWTPAAIKSALVTTADTTGHLGKPIMDGDAPAKLFATGAGHVKPERAIDPGLIYDIRVDEYITHLCTIGYRNSEVFSITHRNVSCRDILQKERGFSLNYPSISVIFKAGMTRKMIKRRVTNVGNPNSVYSVDIVPPEGVKVRVKPRRLIFKHANQSLSYRVWFMSRKRNGSQRMSFAEGQLTWVNLGNKANKVRSPISVTWASTK from the coding sequence ATGGAATCCAGTAcccatttctcctttctttttcttttactatgTGTTGTTATCATACAAGCTCAAGATTTGCAAACCTACATTGTTCAGTTGCATCCACATGGAGCAACAAGACCTCCTTTTAGCTCTAAGCTTCAATGGCACCTTTCTTTCCTTTCAAAAGCCATTTCCTCTGGAGAAGACTCGTCTTCTCGCCTTTTGTACTCCTACCATTCTGCTATGGAAGGCTTTGCAGCTCAACTCACTGAAGCTGAGCTTGAGTCTTTAAGGAAATACGATGATGTGTTATCGATACGTGCAGAGAGGAGGCTTGAAGTTCAAACTACTTATTCTTACAAGTTCTTGGGACTAAGTCCGACGAGAGCAGGTGCTTGGTTGAAGTCTGGATTTGGTCGAGGGTCGATCATTGGAGTGTTAGACACTGGAGTTTGGCCAGAAAGTCCAAGTTTTGATGATCATGGAATGCCTCCTGTTCCACAGAAATGGAGGGGTATCTGTCAAGGAGGACAGGTTTTCAATTCTTCAAGCTGCAATCGCAAGATTATAGGCGCGAGGTTTTTCAGCAAAGGACATCGTGTGGCCTCAAAGACATGGTCACCAGATTTCGTGGAGGAATATGTGTCACCTCGGGATTCCCATGGCCATGGCACACATACAGCATCCACTGCTGGAGGAGCTGCAGTGGCAATGGCTGGTGTGCTTGGAAATGGAGCGGGGGAGGCGCGAGGAATGGCCCCGGGTACCCACATTGCAATATATAAAGTCTGCTGGTTCAGTGGATGTTACAGCTCTGATATTCTTGCAGCAATGGATGTAGCCATCAGAGATGGAGTAGACATATTGTCACTCTCACTTGGTGGCTTCCCCGTTCCACTTTATGACGATACTATTGCCATTGGCAGTTTTAGAGCCATGGAGCATGGAATTTCAGTTATATGTGCAGCCGGGAATAATGGTCCAATCCAAAGTTCAGTAGCCAATGGGGCTCCTTGGATTGCCACTATTGGCGCTAGTACACTTGACAGGAGATTTCCAGCATTAGTCAAGTTAGGCAATGGAAAGTTCCTGTATGGAGAATCTTTGTACCCTGGGAAGCAAGTTCCAAGCTCAGGTAAGAGTCTTGAACTCGTTTATATCAAGAATGCAGACAAGGGTAGTGAATTTTGCTTGAGAGGATCGCTTTCAAGAGAACAAGTCCAGGGAAAAATGGTTGTGTGTAATAGGGGAGTCAATGGAAGGGCAGAAAAAGGCCAGGTTGTGAAGGAAGCAGGTGGCGTTGCCATGATCCTAGCAAACACAGCAGTAAATTTAGAGGAAGATTCTGTTGATGTCCATATCATTCCAGCAACATTGATTGGCTTCGATGAATCAACTCAGTTACAAAGTTACCTTAACTCGACAAAAAGGCCAACAGCTAGATTTGGAGGAACAGTAATAGGAAGATCAAGAGCACCTGCAGTAGCTCAATTTTCGTCAAGGGGTCCTAGTTATACTGATCCTTCAATCCTCAAACCCGATTTGATTGCTCCAGGGGTAAACATAATAGCCGCTTGGCCGCAAAATTTAGGCCCCAGTGGCCTTCCAGAGGATTCAAGAAGAGTAAATTTCACTGTGATGTCAGGGACTTCTATGGCTTGTCCTCATGTTAGTGGAATTGCCGCATTGCTCCACTCAGCTCATCCTAGATGGACTCCAGCAGCAATCAAATCCGCATTAGTGACCACTGCAGATACAACTGGTCACTTGGGAAAACCAATCATGGATGGAGATGCACCGGCTAAGCTTTTTGCAACTGGAGCTGGACACGTTAAACCAGAAAGAGCCATCGATCCTGGACTAATATATGACATCCGGGTTGATGAATATATCACTCACCTCTGTACTATTGGGTACAGAAATTCTGAAGTCTTCAGCATTACTCATAGGAATGTCAGCTGCCGTGATATTTTACAGAAGGAGAGGGGTTTCAGCCTGAATTACCCCTCAATTTCAGTAATTTTCAAGGCAGGAATGACTAGAAAGATGATCAAGAGGAGAGTAACAAACGTAGGGAACCCTAATTCTGTTTACTCAGTTGACATTGTGCCACCTGAGGGAGTCAAAGTGAGAGTCAAACCACGTCGTCTGATATTTAAACATGCAAACCAAAGCTTAAGTTACAGAGTTTGGTTTATGTCAAGGAAAAGAAATGGATCTCAAAGGATGAGTTTTGCAGAGGGGCAATTGACATGGGTCAATCTAGGAAATAAAGCCAACAAAGTCAGGAGTCCTATTTCAGTCACGTGGGCATCAACGAAGTGA